In bacterium, the DNA window AACTGGCAGGTGACGCCCTGAACCGCTACGTGGCCGTTGCCGTAGGTTGCCGCAACATTGGTCAAGTCGAAGGGTTGTCTGTTGTGAGTAACCAGTGCTTTGAGGAAAGCGGCACGCTCGCTCATCGCCGTTCAGGATACCAGCCTTCCAATGCCACCCTCATGCGGTCGACGTGGTCGCTGTATACCGCGTCGATTCCCATATCCAGCAATTCGTTGAGCACTCGGGGCTGCTGCGCATCCCATCCGAAGCACATAACTCCAAACCGGTGGAACAATGTGACTAGGCCACCGGTCCAGTCGGTCTGATGGAGGTTCACCGAGTCGATCCCGGATTCGGCTAGCACCGCAGCTCGCCGCTCCGGCCCACCGGCCATGCGGCTCAGCCGGGTGGAATTGCATAGGCGCACATCAGGCCATTGCTTCCGCAGAAGGACCAGGGTGTCGACATCGGGGTGGCACAGCCACAGGCGCTCTCGGAGTGCCTCGCCGGTGTCGGCGGCGACCGCGTCCACACTTTCGACCACCGCCGACGCTGCCCCGGCATCCTTCAAGTCGAGCGATAACTCGAAGTTGGCGCCGCACTCGCTGTAGAGCTCGACCAGGGCCGGGATGTGGTCGGGCAGTTCGTCGCGGCGGCAATCAGAGACAGGACGCTTTCGACGCCATCGGGATGAGCGAACCAGGCCATCATGGTCGAGCACCGCCTGGCCGTCTGCGGTCACCCAGACATCGCTCTCCAGACCGGCAGCTCCCATCTCCAACGCAAG includes these proteins:
- a CDS encoding glycerophosphodiester phosphodiesterase; the protein is MPPRISPLRIPPLGFAHRGARAHERENTLAAFSLALEMGAAGLESDVWVTADGQAVLDHDGLVRSSRWRRKRPVSDCRRDELPDHIPALVELYSECGANFELSLDLKDAGAASAVVESVDAVAADTGEALRERLWLCHPDVDTLVLLRKQWPDVRLCNSTRLSRMAGGPERRAAVLAESGIDSVNLHQTDWTGGLVTLFHRFGVMCFGWDAQQPRVLNELLDMGIDAVYSDHVDRMRVALEGWYPERR